The Ipomoea triloba cultivar NCNSP0323 chromosome 13, ASM357664v1 genomic interval GATTGGGTCCATGAATACCAACTCATTATAGCATAGGGTGAGACAAATTAAAGGCACTAATGTTTCTCTTATACCTTAGGTTTCTTTGTCAAGCAACTTATGCTCAGATAGCATGTAGTAGCTTTtctatatgggaggtcatgagatcgaaccTCGATactgactttttgtgcttcttCAGATTGAGAAACAGATATTATAATGTGATaggattttttttgaaaacgcaATGTGATAGgattagttgtattaaaaaaaaaaacaaagatttcTTTTGTACTATATATCCTCTGTAATAACACTTCGATCTATCTCCTTTAACTCTTTGTATTTAAGGTACTATAACAAATTCACCATTTTATTACAAAAAGTTGAGACGACATCCTATGTGACAATTCTCCTCATAATTaaattaccaagtatttataCCCTAACAAAGATAACAAATCATATACTTTACAAATATCTTTCAAATAAACTAATAGTGTATATATGTGAATTTTAGAAGATTAAGAATATATACtattcaattttgaaatttatttaaagCATAATCTCAAATTTAGCAAGGTTGTATttggcaatttatattgtggaccagggtgcacaatgcataccaaaacgacgtcgttttggtcattttagttaacggtttgtttttttttttaatcacgtttcccgttttgACCGATCTGTGTATTTGTgctaatattctgtgtattctttcaaggcattctgtgtattatagactacgattctgtgtattcatattaggggtacttaaacataggttgtgacgtgttttgtgtattcgaatgttaggaggatgatttatgtgtagttgtgtcaatattctgtgtattctctcaaatcattctgtgtattctagacaaggattctgtgtattccctgaagtcattcgcgtccaccgtccactaacattcgaaacgacgtcgtttcggaccagggtccacagtgcattgtggaccctggtccacgatataaagaTTGTGATatgagttgttataccatggactagggtccaccttgcacggtagaccctggtcctaaactgtgtatttttaatattggaaTTGTAAACttatagaatataaattgtgtttctaagtcaaaacacataaattgtgtatgttaacattgtgtgttcgtagtatataaattgtaaattttttaaaggtaaattatgaacattcaaaactCGAGTCTATTTTGTAAAGTGGACTTGAGTTCACCAAATAATTTGGGTCTTGATATATGACATGTTTTTTATTGATCcaaaataaatgtacacatttTTATTCTATTCCTTGTACGCTTATTATctccacccaaaaaaaaaaaaggcccacAAGGATGGCTTTGGAGTTTCGACCTCCATTTCTCTCAATCGGGTCCAGTCTTAATTTCCAGGTCGATTCTAGTATTCTTCATTTCTACACATCTCTTCGAAATCTCCCGCAACAGTCACCACccaatcaaatttcaaaacaaaaaccCACAAAATCCCAGATATTTCTATTCCCCACCCAAGAAGCACAGACCTTAAGGCTCAATAATCCATCCATCAATGGCTTCTCTACTTCACTCTACCCTCTCTCTTCCACACCATCATTCCAAACCCTCTTCTCCATTTCTAGCTTCATCTCCCACCATCCCTTGCCATCTTCCAAGATTTCCCCCTGATGTCTTTCACCGGAAAAGCTACCCACTTAAGAGAAGCTTCACATGCAGTTCTGGTATTGATGAAGTCACATTCATCGACCCAAATAAAGAATCGAAGGCTGAGCTTATTGGGTCTCTTAAGCTCAAGTTATTGGTATAAAATTCTTAGCTTGATTCTTGATTTTGTATATGCATAAAAATTTTACCTTAAAATTATTCATCTATGCGTGCtgtttgttaatttgttaattaatatgCTGGTTTTATTGATTCTTTTGAGTTCGCCTAAATTTTCTGATGTTTAATTAGGTAATTTCGATGTGGTTATCCTTGAGTTaatgtttcaactttcaactgaCCTATTTATATTACTCTCTCTGTTCATGGCATTGAGGCTTGGTGCTCCAACTATGTGATGAATTCATTAGTTTAGTGTATAATTAATGCCAAAAAGTGTTGAGTAGTTTATGATTGATCCATGTAAACAACTGCCTTTCCTTCAAAGATATGTTCTTGCATTATCCACTTTATAAATGATCTGCCAGCCATTATAAATAGGATCCATGTATTCTGCATGTATGtacagctcaactggtcacataGATGAAATTTGTCACAAGACCAATGATCTAGTATCACCGGTggcagtgtgggagcaacctctcaaacgAGGGCTCCTTGCAGCAAGCAAAAGTTTAGCCTCTGTTGATTAGTTGAGTCATGATGATTTACCCCTGCACAATCTTGTCTGGCCGGGGTGTGGGGGCGTTTAGGGTGGGCGATACCACCTTTTGTCACAAGGATCCATGTATTCTAGGAGAATGAATGCAGTTTTGTTAATGAGTTTTTGTGCACGATTCCATAGGTGTTGTTCAGTTCATTAAAGCATAGAAATCTTGATGTCTAATTTCCATTTTCTGGAAAAGTTGCTCAGAGCTCAATTTGGTCACCTCAGGTTTTGTTGATCACACCGATTAACACAACTCTGAAATAGGAAGATAAGAAAGCAGTGAGGAAAACTGTTTGTCTAGAAGCTGTAATGAATGATTTGTTTCAATAAATAGAACTGCAAATGAGCTTAGATTTATTCATTGTTTTATATAAACATATCATACACATGCAATGGAAGTATTTGGCTGGGACTCAACTCTGTGAAACTTGCAATGGTTGAATTGACTTCGTCTTCATGGAAATCTGTGTTATTTAAAGCTTGAAGGGTGCATGTGATGTTTTTAAACTTTAGAGGGGCCGAGGGGAAAGTTCAGGAACAGAAAGAGAGGAGAGGGGAATTTCTTGTTGATCTGATTTGCTGTTTTAAACTATGTTTACACTACTACCATGCTTTCACTAGGAGAAGGAAAACATATAAACCAATCTTGACTAATATGTTGTGAACCTTTGACACGTATACTTCGTTACTTGCAGAGTGCTGTTTCGGGGCTAAACAGAGGTCTTGCTGCAAGTGATGATGATTTAAAGAAGGCAGATGATGCTTCCAAGGAGCTTGAAGCTGCTGCAGGACCCGTAGATCTTGAAGGCAATCTTGATCTACTGCAAGGCAGGTGGAAATTGATTTACAGCAGCGCTTTCTCATCTCGAACCCTAGGTGGAAGCCGCCCTGGGCCCCCAGTAGGAAGATTACTACCAATAACTCTCGGTCAGGTAAGCTATATATTTCATCCCAGAAACTGAGAAAAGCATAGAAAGTATTAATTCCTACCGAAATATATTTATCCTTCTTGTTACTATACAAGGATTGAGAATATTTTGTAGACTTGAGTTTCATGCCGTTATGCTTACATGGTTGACTTCTAAACTATCGATACAGATTAATACATTACTACCATTTTTTTCAGTAAAGGTTACCAATTCTACTTCTTCAGCCTTGAGATTTGGAAAATTTTATACTTCATTGGTATAATCTATGATCAACAGGTATTTCAAAGGATTGATGTGTTTAGTCGGGATTTTGATAATATAGTTGAGCTTGAGCTTGGCGCCCCCTGGCCATTGCCGCCTCTTGACTTGACTGCAACTTTGGCTCACAAATTTGAACTTATAGGTCGGTCCACTCTCATATCCCACTTTCTCTACAAGTGTACTAAAAGCATGGCTCCGATACCAGATTGAAGCATGTGCTTACGTTGATAgttagattgcacatttatgtttatatattatatgctcaataaGTTTCTGTGTTCAGGAACATCCAAGATCAAGATCATCTTTGAAAAGACTACGGTGAAGACAACGGGAAACTTATCACAACTACCACCACTGGAGGTGCCCCGATTGCCAGATGCGATCAGGCCGCCATCCAATCCAGGTAGCGGTGAGTTTGAAGTCGTATATACTGATTCTGATATGCGCATTACAAGGGGCGATAGGGGGGAGCTTCGGGTTTTTGTCATCGCCTAGATTCTTGGAGGTCACTTGTAGTGAACTTCCCAATTTCCATGCACAATTCTAATGTGAAGCCTCAATTGTATAGAGATATCACTTAGCTGATTAGCATACTTCAATGTTCAAACATGTCAGCTCAAATGGTATGATTTGATTTACCTTTGTTCAGGAAATAAACAGAAATGTGTATGATGAGTATCAGTTAAACCATGAAGGtgtttgaaatttaaattactaTCACTGAATAGTGACAGAATCTGTGTTAACATTAGAGATCTTTTGGGCTAAAAGTTTATAATTAAGAAGGTTATAATGGTAATTGTGATTGCTTAAATGATAATTTGACATctgtcttccaagaattaaacAGTATAAGCACAAATAGCttcaaaatggaaaaacaaTGACAAGGTGAAAACCAAAGCTACAGAATAGGAAAGGAAAGGGGAATTCCAAAGAGAGGAAGGCCCGCCTAGGTGATCAAGTAATTCCGAGTATATTGTCTCCACAATTATTAGATTGTTATAATTCCCCAAATTAGTCAAATGCATATGTTAGATGGTCAGTTGAGTACATGGTTAGAGAAATATAGAAGATGAATAACTGAGCAGACAAAAAAACCACTCAGTCGAGCATTGACTTGATCGAATTAAGAACCCAACTCGGCGCCTAATCGGTCGGCGAACTAAAAGCCGCCTAGAACTAAAATCGTCTGGGCCTAAGGGTGTCTAAAGGCCGCCTAGGTTAATTTTTATAACAATGATTCAAACCCAacctaatattttaaatttataaaagttattgaaatttgaaaaaaaaaaaaaagatataagacaaaaatatttcaaaatataggaaggactaaattgacatttccGTAGGCACGGATATGAGCCTGGCCCAAATTGACCCTCAAGAGGTGGGCGGTCCGCTGCTTAAAATGCAAAATATAGTCGTTAGAAGTGGTAACGGCTACTAAAATTTGAATCTTTGAAAAATCTCTAAAAATACCTTTTCATTTTCCTCATTTCGGCCTCAGTTCAATCAATGAAAGGCCTTCAATCCTCAAAAAACCCTTCATTTCTTCTGCTCCATCTTTAGCCATTTTTCTCCCAAAAGTCAAATCTTGAATTCAAACAAACGCCCAGAACCCCCCACTGCACTCAAAGCTCGTCGTGAATTCTGAGTTTTCTTCgagatttgaaagaaaaatccACAAAGCATTTcgaattttctttttatgtgTAAATGGCGCCCACTCCATCTGCAAAATCGAACCAGACCCATTTCGGGAACCCTAAGACACCTCAATCCAAACACCGCCTGAATTTCAACCTCGCCAGGCCATCCCCGAACCCCGCTGCAAAAGAAGCCCCGCCGGCGGAGCACCCGGTGGAAGTGGTGGGTCGGATCCGAGACTACCCGGATCGGAAAGAGAAACCCCCGGCAGCCCTAAAGTTAAACGCCGACCGCCAGTCTTTGAGGGTGAAGACTGATATAGGCTACCGAGATTTTCACCTCGACGGCGTCTCATTCTCCGAGGAAGAAGATCTCGATCTTTTCTACAAGAAATTCGTCGGGGCGAGGATTAATGGGGTGAAATTGGGGGATAAATGTACCATTATGATGTACGGCCCGACCGGTGCGGGCAAGAGTCACACCATGTTTGGTAGCTCCAAGCAGCCCGGAATTGTGTACAGATCATTGAAGGAAATATTGGGGGAAGGAGATGAAGTGAGTGAGAATTGTGGAGTGGGGACTTTTGTTCAAGTCACTGTCTTGGAGATATATAATGAGGAGATTTATGATCTGTTGTCAACTAATACTGGTGGGGGTTTTGGTTTTGGATGGTCTAAAGGCAATGCTTCTAAGGTATGAACTGCTAATTCTTCTAAATTCTCAgtttatatttcatttcttttaatttctcttatttttggtttgtttttttcACATGAAGTAGATAAACAGAGAATTGGGATGGCCATTTTTGTGACTAAACATCATTAGTGAAACTTGAAATTTTGCATGAAATTAGAAGTTGAAAAGATAGGTTTGGTAAGTTTATTCAGATTCTCAATTATAGCACACAGGTAGATAGCATTAGAAAAAGGTAATATTGACATCTTATTGTTGGGTAATAGTACTTCATACATAGGAAATGATCCTATAATGTTCTCTTTCATGAACCTGAAGTTAGAAATAGCTAATAATAGTGGGTAATAGCTTCAAATCTATGGTAATAAGTGCTATTTCTTCTGAATTGTTGCCTTACTTTTGTTAAAGGTTTGAATTAGAGGTAAAATCTTTTGGTTATTGTTAATGTTCTTGGAAACTGAAAATCATCCATTTTTTTACTTGAATAAGGAATTGCAAATGATATAAACATTTTGCTTTTGGCATGAATTTCTATTGTAAAAAAGTCATCTGCTGAGAAAATGCCATCACCACTTTAAAAAGGGGCCATTTGTATTATGTATAGAGACTTGGGTGTATGTTTTCTTGCATATCTTGCAATATGGTGCCAGTTATCTATATGTTTGCATTTGCAGGTAAGGTTGGAAATCATGGGAAAAAGGGCAAAAAATGCGACTTTTATTTCGGGGAATGATGCAGGCTCTCTATCAAAAGAGATCCAGAAAGTAGAAAAGAGAAGGATAGTTAAGAGCACTCTCAGTAATGATAGAAGTTCCAGAAGCCATTGCATGGTAATTTCTATGATGAATTGGTTACAAACAAGTCTTTTAGGATCTGATCTAACATGTCATATGTTCTACTT includes:
- the LOC116001513 gene encoding plastid-lipid-associated protein 6, chloroplastic; translation: MASLLHSTLSLPHHHSKPSSPFLASSPTIPCHLPRFPPDVFHRKSYPLKRSFTCSSGIDEVTFIDPNKESKAELIGSLKLKLLSAVSGLNRGLAASDDDLKKADDASKELEAAAGPVDLEGNLDLLQGRWKLIYSSAFSSRTLGGSRPGPPVGRLLPITLGQVFQRIDVFSRDFDNIVELELGAPWPLPPLDLTATLAHKFELIGTSKIKIIFEKTTVKTTGNLSQLPPLEVPRLPDAIRPPSNPGSGEFEVVYTDSDMRITRGDRGELRVFVIA